A window of Bradyrhizobium sp. AZCC 1610 contains these coding sequences:
- a CDS encoding SDR family NAD(P)-dependent oxidoreductase, translating into MPLLQNHIAVITGAGSGIGRAIANGYAREGARVVLLDRDEKAAAEAAKEIRDAGAKAESFPLDVAKREDCVAMAKQIADKVGQVSILVNNAGIVRRNGMLGAAEAVINDWEDIIAINLTGVFNVTHAFLAPLRASKGRIVNIGSIQSFVHVRTPSSPAYTASKHGVLGFTKALAAELGKEGVRVNAIGPGFIATPLNANARANNPDLVKTFMDHTPLGRAGTAEDIVGPAIFLASDLSAYVSGSIVMVDGGYRAV; encoded by the coding sequence ATGCCACTTCTCCAAAATCACATCGCCGTCATCACCGGTGCCGGCTCCGGTATCGGGCGCGCCATCGCGAACGGTTATGCACGAGAGGGGGCGCGGGTCGTGCTGCTCGACAGGGACGAGAAGGCGGCGGCGGAAGCGGCGAAGGAGATCCGCGATGCCGGTGCCAAAGCCGAAAGCTTTCCGCTCGATGTCGCCAAGCGCGAGGACTGTGTCGCGATGGCAAAACAGATCGCCGACAAGGTTGGCCAAGTCTCGATCCTCGTCAACAATGCCGGCATCGTCCGCCGCAACGGCATGCTGGGCGCGGCGGAGGCCGTGATCAACGACTGGGAAGACATCATCGCGATCAACCTTACGGGTGTTTTCAATGTGACGCATGCGTTCCTCGCGCCTTTGCGCGCCAGCAAGGGACGCATCGTCAACATCGGCTCGATCCAGTCCTTCGTGCATGTGCGCACGCCGAGCTCGCCGGCCTACACCGCCTCCAAGCACGGCGTGCTCGGCTTCACCAAGGCGCTCGCCGCCGAACTCGGCAAGGAAGGCGTCCGCGTCAATGCGATCGGCCCCGGCTTCATCGCGACCCCACTCAACGCCAATGCCCGCGCCAACAATCCAGACCTGGTGAAGACGTTCATGGACCACACCCCGCTGGGCCGCGCCGGCACCGCGGAAGACATCGTCGGGCCTGCGATCTTCCTGGCGTCCGATCTGTCGGCGTACGTGTCCGGATCGATCGTGATGGTCGACGGCGGCTATCGGGCGGTGTGA